A single window of Lytechinus variegatus isolate NC3 chromosome 8, Lvar_3.0, whole genome shotgun sequence DNA harbors:
- the LOC121419662 gene encoding uncharacterized protein LOC121419662 has product MLSCSTATMLSSNTKCFIFIVFMVMCSISESFRLQTEESLTAVRGRNISLPCNFSVPALAVYWYKHTFTMFTGAPDDGASLVARYYRGITDPVTGFERFSITKDYSLIIRNVTVQDETTYSCQVVGIDTMDVDTERGYTDLRVIALAEPLEPIIEIIEPCTFTAQGGCVYHVNRSTIGKDTSDDVILVSKLFNVRPLPNLTWIQSDGGLNKNATYQTQEKDGLFSISSQVQVPKSHLDHNYTCQAKGEAVNGTSLVVISFEDSATHVSNDRVTTMIISVIITIILLVVIMVIVVLSVGLSFYRRHGRWPWFTKEYKDTERSKTNGISMAVENYDNDDEPDQDTKSHESREADGMLTTVRSYRFAAFRIWSDYLHGYMGKGVRWPLPACVVTRVRQEFPNKTGVYDGFKFGKQGTVGKVI; this is encoded by the exons ATGCTCAGTTGTTCTACAGCCACCATGCTCTCATCAAACACAAAATGCTTCATCTTTATCGTTTTCATGGTCATGTGTAGCATTTCAGAAt CATTCAGGCTTCAAACAGAGGAGAGTTTAACAGCGGTGCGAGGCAGAAATATCTCCCTACCCTGTAATTTCTCCGTTCCTGCACTTGCAGTCTACTGGTACAAACAcacctttaccatgtttacaggAGCACCAGACGACGGAGCATCGCTCGTAGCCCGATATTATAGGGGCATTACAGATCCTGTAACGGGCTTTGAGAGGTTCAGCATCACCAAGGACTACAGTTTGATCATCAGAAATGTAACTGTTCAGGACGAGACAACCTACTCATGCCAAGTTGTGGGGATTGATACCATGGATGTTGATACGGAAAGAGGCTATACGGACTTGAGAGTTATAG CTTTAGCAGAGCCTCTTGAACCAATCATCGAGATTATAGAGCCCTGTACTTTCACAGCGCAAGGGGGATGCGTCTACCATGTTAACAGGTCTACCATTGGCAAGGACACGTCGGATGATGTAATACTTGTTTCTAAACTTTTCAATGTTCGACCTCTACCAAATCTTACTTGGATTCAAAGCGATGGAGgattaaataaaaatgcaacTTACCAGACGCAGGAGAAAGATGGGCTGTTCAGCATTTCATCACAAGTTCAG GTACCCAAGTCTCATCTTGATCACAACTATACTTGTCAAGCTAAAGGGGAAGCCGTGAATGGAACCTCATTAGTGGTCATTTCTTTTGAGGATTCTGCTACACatg TTTCTAATGATCGTGTGACCACTATGATTATAAGCGTGATAATCACGATAATTTTACTAGtggttatcatggttattgtaGTCCTGTCGGTAGGCCTGAGTTTTTACCGAAGACATGGCAGGTGGCCCTGGTTTACAAAAG aatacaaAGATACCGAAAGAAGCAAGACGAATGGGATATCCATGGCAGTcgaaaattatgataatgatgatgaaccTGACCAAGATACCAAGAGTCATGAAAGTAGGGAGGCGGATGGGATGTTAACGACAGTCAG ATCATATCGGTTTGCTGCTTTCAGGATTTGGTCAGATTACTTGCACGGATACATGGGTAAAGGAGTTCGATGGCCTCTTCCAGCGTGCGTGGTGACACGAGTTCGGCAAGAGTTCCCCAATAAGACAGGTGTCTACGATGGCTTCAAATTTGGGAAACAAGGGACAGTTGGAAAGGTAATCTAA